From Anopheles coluzzii chromosome 3, AcolN3, whole genome shotgun sequence, the proteins below share one genomic window:
- the LOC120954717 gene encoding uncharacterized protein LOC120954717 isoform X1 yields MGAIARRPRSARPVITMDDSRDTLNNSLREEVQQKLRQAKDLLRRVRDKDFCSGMKNSLVRIEPIILNSTIRLKTSTLLEVRKILEKGVQKTTSKLVLERYNANVPAWDTTDLLRLSGQSSRPNSHQGYSSMGNQERLALKYPRRKIGVAGHSSTSNDPGNTASRSSSPLFRRRHEVFPSQPIPTTYAEHKRLSQNQQFQQPKSARDNQFVSNINNAPVETDNQSINKIPDSTSHSPTHVSVPNETRYDTDKSKSLARNTESSFDTGVPTSANSPTSSHAVHVEKRNSEFSDHRDFKDPNSVDSRKTSCANDVSIERRNSEYSNLYKDKKYIKERKDSKERKDSKDRKDSKERKNSTERQDSKERKNSKESTSADSTTSNHVDADNRPQKVQSDTHTNGVNRDSFEITTTSCSPELHQQTDAMEDVPEDPLKETAKVTNALAQKSSTSKPSKPKSKGHSRELHDLLSYTTEIMPKIVNRRKSISNETAVINAQLRAQFNITKELVVALTRVQTGVVAHRTRSKSIDSTKFLESRKVVEQITPETNTTARKIQISDTKEKKSVDQRKHKKSPEKKKSASSTSNSSSSSRMLRQTARKSSSKPETSASKKKTVEKKLVIESATTEIDKTPVKPKHISKKREIRSRSPSPSRPKRLRSSQNNSIVACKEEFVNKSSEETEDEESSIILSNLILRENSKPNNDPRVHCHSDYMEECCLCSYKGENMVQHYVYNHPKKSVYISRVAPEQADLIKADPLGINGEKITRQSFRFGSQEVIKFRCYFCDLYISESQELWIDHISGHTGEYRYKCVLCPTVARSSIERVMHHAVCSNPSIQLWHKYSFENNHLYGYMCDECNFVQVLYENMVRHLREDHAGDGTQQNKIIRFSLVNFSLQDHEADLDCGIVKLEPILDDTKQSIDEQLKREMEFMFGKDPPSIVDTEQFEDCIEEKIHFRPTNIVVKQEKLIEPQQPILSPPTTENSEARVNNCVPVNGNEIHEVKSIIRLKRLPGDILSIPKENSLPKISSNAMISSDNFPKITSNSTLSSDNFPKTNSNSTVPSDKSSSARIGNRDDRPRSTFITSSTSAVNPTKLAARLPNGNYQPILPHPLATVVTGVVQTRPPVRILNGHKISKPLSVSQPPVVTTKHIRLPPTVINGLQPMHQPSSPPMAALKPWNGLRNAGKLSLHKLTTSYLLAEFKCTVYDCGFHSETLETMKEHFLIHQKPSNQHSITRFSPWLECWYCRNVATSSDNLLEHVQMMHKHCGYQCDQCCYRSRDPNSVVVHQRKYHNELFQNAKILCVPGRQKPYTPMDDDAIRIEMKTNVKGLHCSHCVIRKFIDLDEFLTHISGHNKTYTDCHVCTQPVPTHTMEEHIKLHNIYLFQCVYCDYGTTATAKIMEHVADEHPERMLFYHTRVSRNNFPPFVRGIQRIAPNRYVVCSTQPNEVIHIN; encoded by the exons ATGGGAGCTATTGCAAGAAGGCCGCGGTCAGCACGTCCCGTCATT ACGATGGATGACTCACGCGATACTTTGAATAACAGCTTGCGGGAGGAAGTACAGCAAAAGTTAAGGCAGGCGAAGGACTTACTTAGAAGGGTCCGAGATAAGGACTTTTGCAGCGGGATGAAAAACAGCCTAGTCAGGATCGAACCTATTATCCTTAACAGTACGATAAG GCTTAAAACTTCAACGTTACTAGAGGTTAGAAAAATTCTAGAAAAAGGTGTGCAAAAGACCACGTCTAAACTGGTGTTAGAGCGCTATAATGCTAATGTGCCAGCATGGGATACAACGGACTTGTTAAGATTATCCGGCCAATCCAGTCGTCCCAACTCACATCAAGGATATTCCTCGATGGGAAATCAAGAAAGGCTTGCTTTAAAATATCCTAGAAGGAAAATCGGCGTTGCAGGCCACTCCAGCACGTCTAATGACCCAGGTAACACTGCAAGTCGGTCAAGTAGCCCGCTATTTAGACGGCGCCACGAAGTATTTCCTTCACAGCCAATACCAACCACGTATGCCGAGCATAAGAGACTATCTCAAAATCAACAGTTTCAACAACCAAAATCAGCTAGAGATAACCAATTTGTCTCCAATATTAACAATGCCCCGGTAGAAACTGACAATCAATCCATCAACAAAATTCCAGATTCTACTTCACACTCACCCACACATGTCTCTGTTCCCAATGAAACTCGTTATGATACCGACAAATCTAAATCGCTAGCCAGAAATACCGAATCTTCTTTTGATACTGGCGTACCAACTTCAGCAAATAGTCCTACTTCAAGCCATGCCGTGCATGTTGAAAAACGAAATAGTGAATTTTCAGATCATAGAGATTTTAAGGATCCAAATTCAGTAGATAGTCGCAAAACAAGCTGTGCCAACGATGTGTCCATCGAAAGAAGAAATAGCGAATATTCTAATCTCTACAAGGATAAGAAATATATCAAGGAAAGGAAAGATTCCAAGGAAAGGAAAGATTCCAAGGATAGGAAAGATTccaaggaaaggaaaaattcCACGGAAAGGCAAGATTCCAAGGAACGGAAAAACTCCAAGGAATCAACGTCAGCAGATAGTACAACAAGCAATCATGTGGATGCCGACAATCGACCTCAGAAAGTTCAAAGTGATACTCATACCAATGGTGTCAACCGAGATTCATTCGAAATAACAACTACGAGCTGCTCTCCAGAACTTCATCAGCAAACAGATGCCATGGAAGATGTTCCTGAAGATCCTTTAAAAGAGACAGCAAAAGTAACAAATGCGTTGGCTCAGAAAAGTTCGACATCAAAACCATCGAAACCTAAAAGCAAAGGACACTCTCGTGAGCTTCACGATTTGCTTTCGTACACCACAGAGATCATGCCAAAAATTGTGAACAGAcgaaaaagtatttcaaatgaaacagCAGTAATCAATGCACAATTACGAGCACAATTCAATATAACAAAAGAACTTGTTGTAGCATTGACAAGAGTGCAAACTGGGGTAGTAGCGCATCGGACTCGCAGTAAATCAATCGACTCTACAAAGTTTTTAGAGAGCCGAAAAGTTGTCGAGCAAATTACACCTGAGACAAATACTACTGCCCGCAAAATACAAATTTCTGatacgaaagaaaagaagtCTGTCGATCaacgcaaacacaaaaaatctcCCGAAAAGAAGAAGTCTGCTTCCTCAACGTCTAATTCCAGTTCCAGCTCGAGGATGTTAAGACAGACTGCACGAAAATCTTCTTCTAAACCTGAGACCAGtgccagtaaaaaaaagacagtTGAGAAGAAACTCGTTATCGAAAGTGCTACCACCGAAATCGACAAGACACCAGTCAAGCcaaaacatatttcaaagaaGCGGGAGATACGTAGTCGTTCACCTAGCCCTTCACGTCCAAAGCGACTGCGTTCAAGtcaaaataattcaattgTTGCTTGTAAAGAAGAGTTCGTGAACAAGTCAAGTGAAGAAACGGAGGATGAAGAATCAAGCATCATCTTGTCTAATTTGATTCTGCGGGAGAACTCAAAGCCTAACAATGATCCTAGGGTGCACTGTCACAGTGACTACATGGAAGAATGTTGCTTGTGCTCATACAAAGGCGAAAATATGGTTCAACACTATGTTTATAATCATCCAAAGAAGTCAGTATACATCAGCAGAGTTGCTCCCGAGCAGGCTGATCTGATTAAAGCTGACCCGTTAGGTATTAACGGAGAAAAAATTACGCGTCAGTCGTTTAGATTTGGTTCTCAGGAAGTTATCAAATTTCGATGCTATTTTTGTGACCTGTACATCAGTGAATCCCAAGAATTGTGGATAGATCATATATCAGGCCATACAGGAGAATATCGGTACAAATGCGTACTATGTCCCACTGTAGCACGCTCCTCAATTGAGAGAGTGATGCACCATGCAGTTTGTAGCAATCCTTCGATTCAATTGTGGCACAAGTATTCGTTTGAAAACAACCACCTGTACGGTTATATGTGTGACGAGTGTAACTTCGTACAAGTTCTGTACGAAAACATGGTACGTCATTTACGGGAAGACCATGCTGGTGATGGaacgcagcaaaacaaaattattcgtTTCAGTCTGGTAAACTTCAGTCTGCAGGATCACGAAGCTGATCTGGACTGTGGCATTGTAAAGCTGGAACCCATTTTAGATGACACCAAACAGAGCATTGACGAACAACTTAAGCGTGAAATGGAGTTCATGTTTGGTAAGGATCCTCCTTCAATTGTTGATACGGAACAATTTGAAGATTGCATTGAAGAAAAGATTCACTTCCGACCAACAAATATTGTTGTGAAACAAGAAAAGTTGATAGAGCCGCAGCAACCAATATTGTCCCCTCCTACCACAGAGAATTCTGAAGCTCGTGTCAATAACTGTGTTCCAGTTAATGGAAATGAGATTCACGAAGTGAAAAGTATAATTCGCTTAAAAAGATTACCCGGTGATATACTATCCATCCCAAAGGAGAACAGTTTACCGAAAATAAGTTCAAATGCGATGATTTCGAGTGACAATTTTCCGAAAATAACTTCTAATAGTACGCTTTCAAGCGACAATTTTccgaaaacaaattcaaacagtACGGTTCCAAGTGATAAGTCGTCATCAGCCCGAATAGGCAACCGTGATGACCGTCCGCGCAGTACATTCATCACGAGCTCTACATCTGCGGTCAACCCAACAAAGTTGGCAGCACGACTGCCCAATGGAAACTATCAGCCAATTCTACCGCACCCTTTGGCTACGGTTGTCACGGGCGTTGTGCAAACTCGGCCCCCAGTAAGAATTTTAAACGGGCATAAAATAAGCAAGCCACTTTCTGTATCGCAACCGCCTGTTGTGACCACTAAACACATTCGGTTACCGCCAACTGTAATAAACGGGTTACAACCAATGCATCAACCCTCCTCACCACCTATGGCTGCTCTCAAGCCCTGGAACGGGCTACGCAATGCCGGCAAGTTGAGCCTGCACAAGTTAACCACTTCTTACTTGCTTGCGGAGTTTAAATGCACTGTCTATGATTGTGGGTTCCACTCGGAGACATTAGAGACAATGAAGGAACACTTTCTTATCCACCAAAAACCGTCAAACCAACATTCAATAACGCGCTTTAGCCCGTGGTTAGAGTGTTGGTACTGTAGAAATGTGGCAACGAGTAGTGACAACTTGTTGGAGCATGTTCAAATGATGCACAAACATTGCGGCTATCAATGCGATCAATGCTGTTATCGAAGTCGGGATCCCAACAGCGTAGTCGTGCATCAGCGCAAGTACCATAACGAATTGTTTCAGAACGCCAAAATTCTATGCGTCCCGGGACGTCAAAAGCCTTACACCCCCATGGACGACGATGCCATTAGAATCGAAATGAAAACTAACGTAAAGGGTCTCCACTGTTCAC ATTGTGTTATTCGCAAATTTATCGATTTGGATGAATTTCTAACGCACATCTCCGGACATAACAAAACCTATACCGATTGCCACGTATGCACTCAACCAGTTCCCACACATACTATGGAGGAGCATATTAAATTACACAACATATATCTGTTTCAATGCGTATACTGCGACTACGGCACCACTGCCACGGCTAAGATTATGGAGCATGTGGCCGACGAACATCCTGAAAGAATGTTATTTTACCACACGAGAGTTTCGCGG AATAATTTTCCACCCTTTGTCCGAGGAATACAGCGAATCGCGCCGAATCGTTACGTGGTTTGTTCTACTCAGCCAAATGAGGTGATACATATTAATTAA
- the LOC120954726 gene encoding MRG/MORF4L-binding protein: MTERQIKATKQQHGRERLCCDLDKIVPHPSEEESVANIFRPIDTAAMMAAVREKQELEQNLEWTAEEEAQLFLAMDGVKPVGINRHFFMACIVERLSRSLQREISSEAVWSHLRTLYNLKALDELEPPVPFVSDESEFCLPESEFSAAIAKRRQEDAERGGAAAPTGENDSKKPVTKSETTALKTSAAKTPVPSSARQDAKDGDKDDKDVKDRGETGSSKLKPKNSDNAGNHDSGPKRSQKRTRGSLSTEPGHSNASSPANTPPNGPSTKRRRI; encoded by the exons ATGACAGAACGCCAAATCAAAGCAACCAAACAACAGCACGGACGGGAAAGGCTTTGTTGTGACTTGGACAAAATCGTCCCGCACCCGAGCGAAGAAGAGAGCGTGGCAAACATTTTCCGTCCAATCGACACCGCTGCGATGATGGCGGCCGTGCGTGAAAAGCAAGAGCTGGAGCAAAACCTAGAGTGGACGGCGGAAGAGGAAGCGCAGCTGTTTCTTGCCATGGACGGGGTGAAGCCGGTCGGCATCAACCGGCACTTCTTCATGGCGTGCATTGTGGAGCGCTTGTCGCGCTCGCTGCAGCGGGAGATCAGCAGTGAAGCGGTCTGGTCGCATCTTCGCACCCTCTACAACCTAAAAGCCCTGGACGAGCTGGAACCGCCGGTCCCTTTCgtgagcgatgagagcgagtTCTGCttgccggaatcggaattTAGTGCTGCCATTGCAAAGCGACGACAGGAAGACGCCGAGCGAGgtggtgcagcagcaccgACGGGGGAAAATGATTCCAAGAAGCCGGTAACTAAATCGGAAACAACAGCATTGAAAACATCGG CGGCCAAAACACCCGTTCCCTCATCAGCCCGACAGGACGCAAAAGATGGTGACAAGGACGATAAGGACGTTAAGGATCGCGGCGAAACGGGTAGCAGTAAACTGAAGCCCAAAAATAGCGACAACGCCGGAAACCACGACAGTGGACCGAAACGATCGCAGAAACGCACACGCGGTTCACTGTCCACAGAGCCGGGTCATTCGAACGCTTCCAGTCCGGCAAACACCCCACCGAACGGACCGAGCACGAAGCGACGACGAATCTAA
- the LOC120954717 gene encoding uncharacterized protein LOC120954717 isoform X2, which produces MDDSRDTLNNSLREEVQQKLRQAKDLLRRVRDKDFCSGMKNSLVRIEPIILNSTIRLKTSTLLEVRKILEKGVQKTTSKLVLERYNANVPAWDTTDLLRLSGQSSRPNSHQGYSSMGNQERLALKYPRRKIGVAGHSSTSNDPGNTASRSSSPLFRRRHEVFPSQPIPTTYAEHKRLSQNQQFQQPKSARDNQFVSNINNAPVETDNQSINKIPDSTSHSPTHVSVPNETRYDTDKSKSLARNTESSFDTGVPTSANSPTSSHAVHVEKRNSEFSDHRDFKDPNSVDSRKTSCANDVSIERRNSEYSNLYKDKKYIKERKDSKERKDSKDRKDSKERKNSTERQDSKERKNSKESTSADSTTSNHVDADNRPQKVQSDTHTNGVNRDSFEITTTSCSPELHQQTDAMEDVPEDPLKETAKVTNALAQKSSTSKPSKPKSKGHSRELHDLLSYTTEIMPKIVNRRKSISNETAVINAQLRAQFNITKELVVALTRVQTGVVAHRTRSKSIDSTKFLESRKVVEQITPETNTTARKIQISDTKEKKSVDQRKHKKSPEKKKSASSTSNSSSSSRMLRQTARKSSSKPETSASKKKTVEKKLVIESATTEIDKTPVKPKHISKKREIRSRSPSPSRPKRLRSSQNNSIVACKEEFVNKSSEETEDEESSIILSNLILRENSKPNNDPRVHCHSDYMEECCLCSYKGENMVQHYVYNHPKKSVYISRVAPEQADLIKADPLGINGEKITRQSFRFGSQEVIKFRCYFCDLYISESQELWIDHISGHTGEYRYKCVLCPTVARSSIERVMHHAVCSNPSIQLWHKYSFENNHLYGYMCDECNFVQVLYENMVRHLREDHAGDGTQQNKIIRFSLVNFSLQDHEADLDCGIVKLEPILDDTKQSIDEQLKREMEFMFGKDPPSIVDTEQFEDCIEEKIHFRPTNIVVKQEKLIEPQQPILSPPTTENSEARVNNCVPVNGNEIHEVKSIIRLKRLPGDILSIPKENSLPKISSNAMISSDNFPKITSNSTLSSDNFPKTNSNSTVPSDKSSSARIGNRDDRPRSTFITSSTSAVNPTKLAARLPNGNYQPILPHPLATVVTGVVQTRPPVRILNGHKISKPLSVSQPPVVTTKHIRLPPTVINGLQPMHQPSSPPMAALKPWNGLRNAGKLSLHKLTTSYLLAEFKCTVYDCGFHSETLETMKEHFLIHQKPSNQHSITRFSPWLECWYCRNVATSSDNLLEHVQMMHKHCGYQCDQCCYRSRDPNSVVVHQRKYHNELFQNAKILCVPGRQKPYTPMDDDAIRIEMKTNVKGLHCSHCVIRKFIDLDEFLTHISGHNKTYTDCHVCTQPVPTHTMEEHIKLHNIYLFQCVYCDYGTTATAKIMEHVADEHPERMLFYHTRVSRNNFPPFVRGIQRIAPNRYVVCSTQPNEVIHIN; this is translated from the exons ATGGATGACTCACGCGATACTTTGAATAACAGCTTGCGGGAGGAAGTACAGCAAAAGTTAAGGCAGGCGAAGGACTTACTTAGAAGGGTCCGAGATAAGGACTTTTGCAGCGGGATGAAAAACAGCCTAGTCAGGATCGAACCTATTATCCTTAACAGTACGATAAG GCTTAAAACTTCAACGTTACTAGAGGTTAGAAAAATTCTAGAAAAAGGTGTGCAAAAGACCACGTCTAAACTGGTGTTAGAGCGCTATAATGCTAATGTGCCAGCATGGGATACAACGGACTTGTTAAGATTATCCGGCCAATCCAGTCGTCCCAACTCACATCAAGGATATTCCTCGATGGGAAATCAAGAAAGGCTTGCTTTAAAATATCCTAGAAGGAAAATCGGCGTTGCAGGCCACTCCAGCACGTCTAATGACCCAGGTAACACTGCAAGTCGGTCAAGTAGCCCGCTATTTAGACGGCGCCACGAAGTATTTCCTTCACAGCCAATACCAACCACGTATGCCGAGCATAAGAGACTATCTCAAAATCAACAGTTTCAACAACCAAAATCAGCTAGAGATAACCAATTTGTCTCCAATATTAACAATGCCCCGGTAGAAACTGACAATCAATCCATCAACAAAATTCCAGATTCTACTTCACACTCACCCACACATGTCTCTGTTCCCAATGAAACTCGTTATGATACCGACAAATCTAAATCGCTAGCCAGAAATACCGAATCTTCTTTTGATACTGGCGTACCAACTTCAGCAAATAGTCCTACTTCAAGCCATGCCGTGCATGTTGAAAAACGAAATAGTGAATTTTCAGATCATAGAGATTTTAAGGATCCAAATTCAGTAGATAGTCGCAAAACAAGCTGTGCCAACGATGTGTCCATCGAAAGAAGAAATAGCGAATATTCTAATCTCTACAAGGATAAGAAATATATCAAGGAAAGGAAAGATTCCAAGGAAAGGAAAGATTCCAAGGATAGGAAAGATTccaaggaaaggaaaaattcCACGGAAAGGCAAGATTCCAAGGAACGGAAAAACTCCAAGGAATCAACGTCAGCAGATAGTACAACAAGCAATCATGTGGATGCCGACAATCGACCTCAGAAAGTTCAAAGTGATACTCATACCAATGGTGTCAACCGAGATTCATTCGAAATAACAACTACGAGCTGCTCTCCAGAACTTCATCAGCAAACAGATGCCATGGAAGATGTTCCTGAAGATCCTTTAAAAGAGACAGCAAAAGTAACAAATGCGTTGGCTCAGAAAAGTTCGACATCAAAACCATCGAAACCTAAAAGCAAAGGACACTCTCGTGAGCTTCACGATTTGCTTTCGTACACCACAGAGATCATGCCAAAAATTGTGAACAGAcgaaaaagtatttcaaatgaaacagCAGTAATCAATGCACAATTACGAGCACAATTCAATATAACAAAAGAACTTGTTGTAGCATTGACAAGAGTGCAAACTGGGGTAGTAGCGCATCGGACTCGCAGTAAATCAATCGACTCTACAAAGTTTTTAGAGAGCCGAAAAGTTGTCGAGCAAATTACACCTGAGACAAATACTACTGCCCGCAAAATACAAATTTCTGatacgaaagaaaagaagtCTGTCGATCaacgcaaacacaaaaaatctcCCGAAAAGAAGAAGTCTGCTTCCTCAACGTCTAATTCCAGTTCCAGCTCGAGGATGTTAAGACAGACTGCACGAAAATCTTCTTCTAAACCTGAGACCAGtgccagtaaaaaaaagacagtTGAGAAGAAACTCGTTATCGAAAGTGCTACCACCGAAATCGACAAGACACCAGTCAAGCcaaaacatatttcaaagaaGCGGGAGATACGTAGTCGTTCACCTAGCCCTTCACGTCCAAAGCGACTGCGTTCAAGtcaaaataattcaattgTTGCTTGTAAAGAAGAGTTCGTGAACAAGTCAAGTGAAGAAACGGAGGATGAAGAATCAAGCATCATCTTGTCTAATTTGATTCTGCGGGAGAACTCAAAGCCTAACAATGATCCTAGGGTGCACTGTCACAGTGACTACATGGAAGAATGTTGCTTGTGCTCATACAAAGGCGAAAATATGGTTCAACACTATGTTTATAATCATCCAAAGAAGTCAGTATACATCAGCAGAGTTGCTCCCGAGCAGGCTGATCTGATTAAAGCTGACCCGTTAGGTATTAACGGAGAAAAAATTACGCGTCAGTCGTTTAGATTTGGTTCTCAGGAAGTTATCAAATTTCGATGCTATTTTTGTGACCTGTACATCAGTGAATCCCAAGAATTGTGGATAGATCATATATCAGGCCATACAGGAGAATATCGGTACAAATGCGTACTATGTCCCACTGTAGCACGCTCCTCAATTGAGAGAGTGATGCACCATGCAGTTTGTAGCAATCCTTCGATTCAATTGTGGCACAAGTATTCGTTTGAAAACAACCACCTGTACGGTTATATGTGTGACGAGTGTAACTTCGTACAAGTTCTGTACGAAAACATGGTACGTCATTTACGGGAAGACCATGCTGGTGATGGaacgcagcaaaacaaaattattcgtTTCAGTCTGGTAAACTTCAGTCTGCAGGATCACGAAGCTGATCTGGACTGTGGCATTGTAAAGCTGGAACCCATTTTAGATGACACCAAACAGAGCATTGACGAACAACTTAAGCGTGAAATGGAGTTCATGTTTGGTAAGGATCCTCCTTCAATTGTTGATACGGAACAATTTGAAGATTGCATTGAAGAAAAGATTCACTTCCGACCAACAAATATTGTTGTGAAACAAGAAAAGTTGATAGAGCCGCAGCAACCAATATTGTCCCCTCCTACCACAGAGAATTCTGAAGCTCGTGTCAATAACTGTGTTCCAGTTAATGGAAATGAGATTCACGAAGTGAAAAGTATAATTCGCTTAAAAAGATTACCCGGTGATATACTATCCATCCCAAAGGAGAACAGTTTACCGAAAATAAGTTCAAATGCGATGATTTCGAGTGACAATTTTCCGAAAATAACTTCTAATAGTACGCTTTCAAGCGACAATTTTccgaaaacaaattcaaacagtACGGTTCCAAGTGATAAGTCGTCATCAGCCCGAATAGGCAACCGTGATGACCGTCCGCGCAGTACATTCATCACGAGCTCTACATCTGCGGTCAACCCAACAAAGTTGGCAGCACGACTGCCCAATGGAAACTATCAGCCAATTCTACCGCACCCTTTGGCTACGGTTGTCACGGGCGTTGTGCAAACTCGGCCCCCAGTAAGAATTTTAAACGGGCATAAAATAAGCAAGCCACTTTCTGTATCGCAACCGCCTGTTGTGACCACTAAACACATTCGGTTACCGCCAACTGTAATAAACGGGTTACAACCAATGCATCAACCCTCCTCACCACCTATGGCTGCTCTCAAGCCCTGGAACGGGCTACGCAATGCCGGCAAGTTGAGCCTGCACAAGTTAACCACTTCTTACTTGCTTGCGGAGTTTAAATGCACTGTCTATGATTGTGGGTTCCACTCGGAGACATTAGAGACAATGAAGGAACACTTTCTTATCCACCAAAAACCGTCAAACCAACATTCAATAACGCGCTTTAGCCCGTGGTTAGAGTGTTGGTACTGTAGAAATGTGGCAACGAGTAGTGACAACTTGTTGGAGCATGTTCAAATGATGCACAAACATTGCGGCTATCAATGCGATCAATGCTGTTATCGAAGTCGGGATCCCAACAGCGTAGTCGTGCATCAGCGCAAGTACCATAACGAATTGTTTCAGAACGCCAAAATTCTATGCGTCCCGGGACGTCAAAAGCCTTACACCCCCATGGACGACGATGCCATTAGAATCGAAATGAAAACTAACGTAAAGGGTCTCCACTGTTCAC ATTGTGTTATTCGCAAATTTATCGATTTGGATGAATTTCTAACGCACATCTCCGGACATAACAAAACCTATACCGATTGCCACGTATGCACTCAACCAGTTCCCACACATACTATGGAGGAGCATATTAAATTACACAACATATATCTGTTTCAATGCGTATACTGCGACTACGGCACCACTGCCACGGCTAAGATTATGGAGCATGTGGCCGACGAACATCCTGAAAGAATGTTATTTTACCACACGAGAGTTTCGCGG AATAATTTTCCACCCTTTGTCCGAGGAATACAGCGAATCGCGCCGAATCGTTACGTGGTTTGTTCTACTCAGCCAAATGAGGTGATACATATTAATTAA